From the Helicobacter pylori genome, one window contains:
- the hofG gene encoding outer membrane beta-barrel protein HofG codes for MKQEKYFLTSSLSLLSFLLCPVEAFDYRFSGRVENFSKIGFNNSQINTKKGIYPTESFIDIVTLAQVKVNLLPKGTENHRLSVSLGGAIAAIPYDKTKYYINQANGKVFGSIVENFIGGYHGYFFNKYLGPAYAGTSQSASYHARPYVVDTAFLRYDYKDVFGFKAGRYEANIDFMSGSNQGWEVYYQPYKTETQRLRFWWWSSFGRGLAFNSWIYEFFATVPYLKKGGNPSNSNDFINYGWHGITTTYSYKGLDAQFFYYFAPKTYNAPGFKLVYDTNRNFENVGFRSQSMIMTTFPLYYRGWYNPETNTYSLEDSTPHGSLLGRNGVTLNIRQVFWWDNFNWSIGFYNTFGNSDAFLGSHTMPRGNNTSYISNEISVTTRHAGMIGYDFWDNTAYDGLADAITNANTFTFYTSVGGIHKRFAWHVFGRVSHANKNALGQVGRANEYSLQFNASYAFTESVLLNFRITYYGARINKGYQAGYFGAPKFNNPDGDFSANYQDRSYMMTNLTLKF; via the coding sequence ATGAAGCAAGAAAAGTATTTTCTGACTTCTTCTTTATCGCTTTTATCGTTTTTATTGTGTCCTGTAGAAGCTTTTGATTATCGGTTTAGTGGTCGTGTGGAGAACTTTTCTAAAATTGGTTTTAACAATTCTCAAATCAATACCAAAAAAGGGATTTATCCTACCGAAAGCTTTATAGATATTGTAACTTTAGCGCAAGTCAAAGTCAATTTACTCCCTAAAGGCACTGAAAACCACAGGCTTTCTGTTTCTTTGGGTGGGGCGATTGCAGCCATTCCTTACGATAAGACCAAATATTATATTAACCAGGCTAATGGGAAGGTTTTTGGCTCAATTGTAGAGAATTTCATTGGGGGCTATCATGGATACTTTTTTAACAAGTATCTTGGCCCTGCTTATGCGGGGACTTCTCAATCAGCGAGCTATCATGCAAGGCCTTATGTGGTGGATACCGCTTTTTTACGATACGATTACAAAGATGTTTTTGGGTTTAAAGCGGGGCGCTATGAAGCGAATATTGATTTCATGAGCGGTTCGAATCAAGGGTGGGAAGTGTATTATCAGCCCTATAAGACTGAGACGCAAAGGTTAAGGTTTTGGTGGTGGAGTTCTTTTGGGAGAGGTTTGGCGTTTAACTCTTGGATTTATGAGTTTTTTGCGACAGTGCCTTATTTGAAAAAGGGAGGCAACCCCAGTAACAGCAACGATTTCATCAATTATGGCTGGCATGGGATCACCACGACTTATTCTTATAAAGGCTTAGACGCTCAATTTTTTTATTATTTTGCGCCTAAAACTTATAACGCTCCCGGTTTTAAGCTAGTCTATGACACGAATAGGAATTTTGAAAATGTGGGCTTTCGCTCTCAAAGCATGATCATGACAACTTTCCCTTTATACTATAGGGGGTGGTATAACCCAGAGACAAACACTTATAGCTTGGAAGACAGCACGCCCCATGGCTCTTTGTTAGGGAGGAATGGCGTTACTTTAAATATCCGCCAGGTTTTTTGGTGGGATAATTTCAACTGGTCCATTGGCTTTTATAACACCTTTGGCAATTCAGACGCTTTTTTAGGCTCTCACACGATGCCAAGGGGGAATAACACTTCCTATATCAGTAATGAAATCTCAGTAACGACTAGGCATGCCGGAATGATCGGCTATGATTTTTGGGATAATACGGCTTATGACGGGCTGGCTGATGCGATCACTAACGCGAACACTTTCACTTTTTACACTTCGGTTGGAGGGATCCACAAGCGTTTCGCATGGCATGTTTTTGGGCGCGTCTCTCATGCGAATAAAAATGCGTTAGGGCAAGTGGGGAGGGCTAATGAATATTCCTTGCAATTCAATGCGAGCTATGCGTTCACTGAATCGGTTCTCCTCAACTTTAGGATCACTTATTATGGGGCTAGGATCAATAAAGGGTATCAAGCAGGGTATTTTGGAGCGCCCAAGTTCAATAACCCCGATGGCGATTTTAGCGCGAATTACCAAGACAGAAGTTACATGATGACCAACCTCACGCTGAAGTTTTGA
- a CDS encoding TonB-dependent receptor domain-containing protein — MNDKRFRKYCSFSIFLSLLGTFELEAKEEEKEEKKTERKKDKEKNAQHTLGKVTTQAAKIFNYNNQTTISSKELERRQANQISDMFRRNPNINVGGGAVIAQKIYVRGIEDRLARVTVDGVAQMGASYGHQGNTIIDPGMLKSVVVTKGAAQASAGPMALIGAIKMETRSASDFIPKGKDYAISGAATFLTNFGDRETIMGAYRNHHFDALLYYTHQNIFYYRDGDNAMKNLFDPKADNKVTASPSEQNNVMAKINGYLSERDTLTLSYNMTRDNANRPLRANFTGTFLPYSCGDFNAFPNEKNPSDCLFENDASLFKTYSVNLVHNVSLNYEREGGSRFGDPKLKINGYTSIRNVQIDPLFRPSDIAAIIPFTPNPQLSQGEENQCVAQGGIYDALKQTCSITFKSLGGGSVVANKNLFIINSGFNANVIHTIDHKNDNLLEYGLNYQNLTTFDKAIPNSELVKPGDAPDACLRVTSPNDPNMNGHCQRNGATANVVGVYAQANYTLHPMVTLGAGTRYDVYTLVDKDWQLHVTQGFSPSVALNVSPLENLNFRLSYAYVTRGPMPGGLVWMRQDNLRYNRNLKPEIGQNAEFNTEYSSQYFDFRAAGFVQLISNYINQFSSTLFVTNLPAQDIIYVPGYEVSGTAKYKGFSLGLSVARSWPSLKGRLIADVYELAATTGNVFILTASYTIPRTGLSITWLSRFVTNLSYCSYSPYRNGPTDIDRRPSNCPKTPGIFHVHKPGYGVSSFFITYKPTYKKLKGLSLNAVFNNVFNQQYIDQASPVMSPDEPNQDKYARGMAEPGFNARFEISYKF; from the coding sequence ATGAATGACAAGCGTTTTAGGAAGTATTGTAGTTTTTCTATTTTTTTGTCCTTGTTAGGAACATTTGAATTAGAGGCTAAAGAAGAAGAAAAAGAAGAAAAAAAGACAGAAAGGAAAAAAGATAAAGAAAAGAACGCCCAACACACTCTGGGTAAAGTTACCACTCAAGCGGCTAAAATCTTTAATTACAACAACCAGACAACCATTTCAAGTAAGGAATTAGAAAGAAGGCAAGCCAACCAAATCAGCGACATGTTTAGAAGAAACCCTAATATCAATGTGGGCGGTGGCGCGGTGATAGCGCAAAAAATTTATGTGCGCGGTATTGAAGACAGATTGGCTAGGGTTACGGTGGATGGCGTGGCGCAAATGGGCGCAAGCTATGGGCATCAAGGCAATACGATCATTGATCCTGGAATGCTTAAAAGCGTGGTGGTTACTAAGGGGGCGGCTCAAGCGAGCGCTGGGCCTATGGCTTTAATTGGCGCGATCAAAATGGAGACTAGGAGCGCGAGCGATTTTATCCCTAAAGGCAAAGACTACGCCATAAGTGGGGCTGCCACTTTTTTAACCAACTTTGGGGATAGGGAAACCATTATGGGCGCTTATCGTAACCATCATTTTGATGCGCTTTTGTATTACACGCACCAAAATATTTTTTATTATCGTGATGGGGATAACGCAATGAAAAATCTTTTTGACCCTAAAGCGGATAATAAAGTTACAGCAAGCCCTAGCGAGCAAAACAATGTGATGGCTAAGATCAATGGTTATTTGAGTGAAAGGGATACCTTAACGCTCAGTTATAACATGACTAGAGATAACGCTAATCGCCCTTTAAGAGCGAATTTTACAGGCACTTTTTTACCCTATTCTTGCGGCGATTTCAACGCTTTCCCTAACGAGAAAAACCCTAGCGATTGTTTGTTTGAAAATGACGCCAGTTTGTTTAAAACTTATAGCGTCAATTTAGTGCATAACGTGAGCTTGAATTATGAAAGGGAAGGGGGGAGTCGCTTTGGCGATCCTAAATTAAAAATCAATGGCTATACGAGCATTAGGAATGTCCAAATTGATCCGCTTTTCAGGCCTAGCGATATAGCGGCTATCATCCCTTTCACCCCAAACCCGCAACTTTCTCAAGGCGAAGAAAATCAATGCGTGGCGCAAGGGGGCATTTATGACGCTCTTAAACAAACTTGCTCCATCACTTTTAAAAGCCTTGGAGGGGGATCTGTTGTCGCTAATAAAAATTTATTCATCATCAATTCCGGGTTTAATGCGAACGTGATCCACACCATAGATCATAAAAATGACAATCTTTTGGAATACGGGTTGAATTACCAGAATTTAACCACTTTTGATAAAGCGATCCCTAATAGCGAATTAGTCAAACCCGGCGATGCCCCTGATGCATGCTTAAGGGTTACAAGCCCCAATGATCCTAACATGAACGGGCACTGCCAACGGAATGGCGCTACGGCGAATGTGGTTGGGGTGTATGCGCAAGCGAATTACACCTTGCACCCTATGGTAACTTTAGGGGCAGGGACTCGTTATGACGTTTATACTTTAGTGGATAAAGACTGGCAATTGCACGTAACTCAAGGGTTTAGCCCGAGCGTGGCTTTAAACGTCTCGCCTTTAGAAAATTTGAATTTCAGGCTTTCTTACGCGTATGTAACTAGAGGCCCTATGCCTGGAGGTTTGGTGTGGATGCGTCAAGACAATTTGCGCTATAACCGCAATTTAAAGCCAGAAATTGGGCAAAATGCGGAATTTAACACCGAATACAGCAGTCAGTATTTTGATTTCAGAGCCGCCGGTTTTGTCCAGTTGATTTCTAATTACATCAATCAATTTTCTTCAACGCTTTTTGTAACCAACTTGCCCGCACAAGATATTATTTATGTGCCGGGTTATGAAGTTTCAGGGACAGCTAAATACAAGGGCTTTTCTTTAGGCTTGAGCGTGGCGCGATCATGGCCTTCTTTAAAGGGGCGTTTGATCGCTGATGTGTATGAATTGGCGGCCACGACCGGCAATGTGTTTATTTTAACGGCAAGTTATACGATCCCACGCACCGGGCTTAGCATCACTTGGCTTTCACGCTTTGTTACTAATTTGAGTTATTGCTCTTATAGCCCTTATCGTAACGGCCCTACGGATATTGACAGACGGCCTAGTAATTGCCCTAAAACCCCCGGGATTTTTCATGTGCATAAACCCGGCTATGGGGTGAGCAGTTTTTTTATCACTTACAAGCCTACTTATAAAAAACTCAAAGGGTTGAGCCTGAACGCGGTGTTTAACAATGTTTTTAACCAACAATACATTGATCAAGCAAGCCCGGTGATGAGCCCTGATGAACCTAATCAAGACAAATACGCAAGGGGCATGGCAGAGCCTGGCTTTAACGCTAGGTTTGAAATTTCCTATAAGTTTTAA
- a CDS encoding Sua5 YciO YrdC YwlC family protein, protein MALVYLAQSDTTIGLLSKDSEKLNALKGRPKNQSVLIESADFSTLKSLVRAPNAFKNLIRRSAKTTFIYPNSKAVRVVKGRHGDFLKRFKTLYSTSANLTQCAYDKEIASNLADVIVSDERGLFESSSSKIFKIYKHKKVRLR, encoded by the coding sequence ATGGCGTTAGTGTATCTCGCTCAAAGCGATACCACTATTGGGCTACTCTCTAAAGACAGCGAAAAACTCAACGCCTTAAAAGGCCGCCCTAAAAACCAAAGCGTTTTAATAGAAAGCGCTGACTTTAGCACCTTAAAAAGCCTAGTACGCGCGCCCAACGCGTTTAAAAACCTCATTAGAAGAAGCGCTAAAACCACTTTTATTTACCCTAACTCTAAGGCCGTTCGTGTGGTTAAAGGCAGGCATGGGGATTTTTTAAAGCGTTTTAAAACGCTTTATAGCACCTCAGCCAACCTCACCCAATGCGCTTATGATAAAGAAATCGCTTCCAACCTCGCAGATGTCATTGTGAGCGATGAAAGGGGTTTGTTTGAAAGCTCTAGCTCTAAAATATTCAAGATTTATAAACATAAAAAAGTGAGATTAAGATAA
- the carB gene encoding carbamoyl-phosphate synthase large subunit, which yields MPKRTDISNILLIGSGPIVIGQACEFDYSGTQSCKTLKSLGYRVILINSNPATVMTDPEFSHQTYIQPITPENIAAIIEKEKIDAILPTMGGQTALNAVMQMHQRGMLESVELLGAKIEAIKKGEDRQAFKEAMLKIGMDLPKGRYAYTELEALEAINEIGFPAIIRASFTLAGGGSGVAYNIEEFQELVKNALDASPINEILIEESLLGWKEYEMEVIRDSKDNCIIVCCIENIDPMGVHTGDSITIAPSLTLTDKEYQRMRDASFAILREIGVDTGGSNVQFAIHPETLRMVVIEMNPRVSRSSALASKATGFPIAKVATMLAVGFSLDEIKNDITNTPASFEPSLDYIVVKIPRFAFEKFAGVSSTLGTSMKSIGEVMAIGGNFLEALQKALCSLENNWLGFESLSKDLEVIKKEIRRPNPKRLLYIADAFRLGVSVDEVFELCQIDRWFLSQIQKLVKAEEGINSSVLTDAKKLRGLKNLGFSDVRIAAKIKENENLEVSPFEVELARSNLQIVPNFEEVDTCAAEFLSLTPYLYSTYAPNPLPPVGNKQEKQEKKILIIGSGPNRIGQGIEFDYCCVHASFALKDLNIKSVMLNCNPETVSTDYDTSDALYFEPIHFECVKSIIQRERVDGIIVHFGGQTPLKLAKDLAKMQAPIIGTPFKVIDIAEDREKFSLFLKELDIKQPENGMAKSVDEAYSIANVIGFPIIVRPSYVLGGQHMQILENIEELHHYLESVTHSLEISPKNPLLIDKFLEKAVELDVDAICDKKEVYIAGILQHIEEAGIHSGDSACFIPSTLSPEILDEIERVSAKIALHLGVVGLLNIQFAVYENSLYLIEVNPRASRTVPFLSKALGVPLAKVATRVMVLEDLKEALKFYDKKNIVEYSKGVYKPKMPHFVALKEAVFPFNKLYGSDLILGPEMKSTGEVMGIAKSLGLAFFKAQTACFNPIKNKGLIFASIKDKDKEEACVLMKRLVELGFELCATEGTHKALEKAGVKSLKVLKISEGRPNIMDLMMNGEISMAINTSDHKSQDDAKLIRASVLKNHVSYFTTLSAIEVLLLALEESSQQDELLALQDYLK from the coding sequence ATGCCTAAACGCACCGATATTTCCAACATTCTACTGATAGGATCAGGCCCTATTGTGATCGGACAGGCTTGTGAGTTTGACTACTCAGGGACTCAAAGTTGTAAAACCTTAAAATCTTTAGGTTATAGAGTGATCTTAATCAATTCTAACCCGGCCACCGTGATGACTGACCCTGAATTTTCTCATCAAACCTATATCCAACCCATCACCCCAGAAAATATCGCCGCTATCATTGAAAAAGAAAAGATTGACGCTATTTTACCCACAATGGGCGGGCAAACCGCTTTGAATGCGGTCATGCAAATGCACCAAAGGGGCATGTTAGAAAGCGTGGAGCTTTTGGGGGCTAAGATTGAAGCGATTAAAAAAGGCGAAGACAGGCAGGCTTTCAAAGAAGCGATGTTAAAAATCGGGATGGATTTGCCTAAAGGGCGTTACGCTTACACGGAGTTAGAAGCCCTAGAAGCCATTAATGAAATTGGTTTTCCAGCCATTATTAGAGCGAGTTTCACGCTGGCTGGGGGAGGGAGTGGGGTCGCTTATAATATTGAAGAGTTTCAAGAATTGGTTAAAAACGCCCTAGACGCTTCGCCTATCAATGAAATTTTGATTGAAGAGTCCTTATTGGGTTGGAAAGAATACGAAATGGAAGTCATACGAGACAGCAAGGATAATTGCATCATCGTGTGTTGTATTGAAAATATTGACCCCATGGGCGTTCATACCGGCGATAGCATCACGATCGCTCCAAGCCTCACCTTAACCGATAAAGAATACCAACGCATGCGCGATGCGAGCTTTGCGATTTTGAGAGAAATTGGCGTGGATACGGGCGGGAGTAACGTGCAATTTGCGATCCACCCAGAGACTTTAAGAATGGTCGTGATTGAAATGAACCCACGAGTGAGCCGCAGCTCCGCGCTAGCGTCAAAAGCGACCGGTTTTCCCATTGCAAAAGTGGCTACCATGCTTGCGGTGGGTTTTAGCTTAGATGAAATTAAAAACGATATTACCAACACCCCAGCGAGCTTTGAGCCTAGTTTGGATTATATCGTGGTGAAAATCCCTCGCTTTGCGTTTGAAAAATTTGCCGGTGTTTCTAGCACTTTAGGGACTTCTATGAAAAGCATTGGCGAAGTGATGGCGATAGGGGGGAATTTCTTAGAAGCCTTACAAAAAGCGTTATGCTCTTTGGAAAACAATTGGCTAGGGTTTGAATCGTTAAGCAAAGATTTAGAGGTGATAAAAAAGGAAATCCGCCGGCCCAATCCCAAGCGCTTGCTCTATATTGCTGATGCGTTCAGGCTCGGCGTTTCTGTAGATGAAGTTTTTGAATTGTGCCAGATTGACAGGTGGTTTTTATCTCAAATTCAAAAGCTAGTCAAAGCAGAAGAGGGCATCAATTCTAGCGTTTTAACGGACGCCAAAAAATTAAGAGGGCTTAAAAATTTAGGCTTTAGCGATGTCAGGATTGCCGCTAAAATCAAAGAAAATGAAAATTTGGAGGTCAGCCCTTTTGAAGTGGAATTAGCTAGATCTAATTTACAAATCGTGCCCAATTTTGAAGAAGTGGACACTTGCGCGGCGGAGTTTTTATCGCTCACGCCTTATTTGTATTCCACCTATGCCCCCAATCCTTTGCCCCCTGTTGGAAACAAACAAGAAAAACAAGAAAAGAAAATCCTAATCATAGGCTCTGGGCCTAACCGCATCGGTCAAGGCATTGAATTTGATTATTGTTGCGTGCATGCGAGCTTTGCTTTAAAAGATTTGAACATTAAAAGCGTCATGCTCAATTGCAATCCAGAAACGGTTAGCACGGATTATGACACGAGTGATGCGCTCTATTTTGAACCCATTCATTTTGAGTGCGTGAAAAGCATCATTCAAAGGGAGCGAGTGGATGGCATTATCGTGCATTTTGGAGGACAAACCCCTTTAAAACTCGCTAAAGATTTGGCTAAAATGCAAGCCCCCATTATTGGCACGCCTTTTAAGGTGATTGATATTGCAGAAGATAGAGAAAAATTTTCCCTCTTTTTAAAAGAGCTTGACATTAAGCAGCCTGAAAACGGCATGGCTAAAAGCGTTGATGAAGCTTATAGCATCGCTAACGTGATTGGTTTCCCTATTATCGTGCGCCCTAGTTATGTGCTAGGCGGCCAACACATGCAAATTTTAGAAAATATTGAAGAACTGCACCATTATTTAGAAAGCGTTACGCATTCTTTAGAGATTAGCCCTAAAAATCCGCTTCTCATTGACAAGTTTTTAGAAAAAGCGGTGGAATTAGATGTGGATGCCATTTGCGACAAAAAAGAGGTTTATATTGCCGGCATTTTACAGCATATTGAAGAGGCGGGTATCCATTCAGGCGATTCGGCATGCTTTATCCCTTCCACTCTAAGCCCTGAAATTTTAGATGAAATTGAGCGAGTGAGCGCGAAAATCGCTCTGCATTTAGGCGTAGTAGGGCTATTGAATATCCAATTTGCTGTTTATGAAAATTCGCTGTATTTGATTGAAGTCAATCCCAGAGCCAGTAGGACCGTGCCTTTTTTAAGCAAGGCTTTGGGCGTTCCTTTAGCGAAAGTGGCGACTAGGGTTATGGTGTTAGAAGACTTGAAAGAAGCCCTGAAGTTCTATGATAAAAAAAATATTGTAGAATATTCTAAAGGCGTTTATAAGCCTAAAATGCCTCATTTTGTGGCTTTAAAAGAAGCGGTTTTCCCTTTTAATAAGCTTTATGGATCGGATTTGATTTTAGGGCCTGAGATGAAAAGCACCGGCGAAGTGATGGGGATTGCTAAATCTTTAGGGCTTGCATTTTTTAAGGCTCAAACGGCTTGCTTTAACCCCATTAAAAACAAGGGGCTTATTTTTGCCTCTATCAAAGATAAGGATAAAGAAGAAGCGTGCGTTTTAATGAAACGATTGGTTGAATTGGGTTTTGAATTGTGTGCCACAGAAGGCACGCATAAGGCTTTGGAAAAAGCCGGGGTGAAGTCTTTAAAAGTGCTTAAAATCTCTGAAGGACGCCCCAATATCATGGATTTGATGATGAATGGGGAAATCAGCATGGCTATCAACACCAGCGATCACAAATCTCAAGATGACGCCAAACTCATACGCGCTTCTGTGCTTAAAAACCATGTGAGTTATTTCACGACTTTAAGCGCGATAGAAGTCTTACTTTTAGCGTTAGAAGAAAGCTCTCAACAAGACGAGTTGTTAGCTTTACAGGATTATTTGAAGTAA
- a CDS encoding Bax inhibitor-1/YccA family protein — MALYDRANSRNAYAEDSVLHESELVSFVKTTYKFFAGSLLLATVGALLGLMNFQAVVQYKWVFFIAEIAAFFGLMFSKSKPGLNLFMLFAFTSLSGVTLVPLLGMVIAKAGLGAVWQALGMTTIVFGLMSVYALKTKNDLANMGKMLFIALIVVVVCSLINLFLGSPMFQVVIAGASAILFSLYIAYDTQNIVKGMYDSPIDAAVSLYLDFLNVFISILQIIGIFSDRDK; from the coding sequence ATGGCATTGTATGACAGAGCGAATTCTCGTAACGCGTATGCAGAAGATTCTGTGTTGCATGAAAGCGAGCTGGTAAGTTTTGTTAAAACGACTTATAAGTTCTTTGCGGGCAGTTTGTTATTAGCGACTGTTGGGGCGTTATTGGGTTTAATGAATTTTCAAGCCGTAGTGCAGTATAAATGGGTGTTTTTTATCGCTGAAATTGCGGCGTTTTTTGGTTTGATGTTTTCTAAATCCAAACCCGGTTTGAATTTATTCATGCTGTTTGCTTTCACTTCATTATCAGGGGTTACTTTAGTGCCTTTGTTGGGCATGGTGATTGCAAAAGCTGGTTTAGGAGCGGTTTGGCAAGCTTTAGGCATGACAACCATTGTTTTTGGTTTGATGAGCGTGTATGCCCTTAAGACTAAAAACGATCTAGCGAATATGGGTAAAATGCTCTTTATCGCTTTGATTGTGGTGGTAGTGTGTTCGCTCATTAACTTGTTTTTGGGTAGCCCCATGTTCCAGGTTGTCATTGCGGGAGCGAGCGCGATTTTATTCAGTCTTTATATCGCTTATGACACCCAAAACATCGTTAAAGGCATGTATGATAGCCCCATTGATGCGGCGGTGAGCTTGTATTTAGACTTTTTGAATGTCTTCATTTCTATCTTGCAAATCATTGGTATTTTTTCAGACAGAGACAAATAG